In one window of Saprospiraceae bacterium DNA:
- a CDS encoding IgGFc-binding protein has protein sequence MVKDQAWPQWRIICMFCICVVFITTSTSQYYKVHHIAPAPWLYGHDANEIILATPSDTTITIEVRKSDGSYLATLTAKKGSPAVYRPLGNFRDFNRHALNILLKGAGLIFKSDQIFSVNLRNIASDQLGTDAYIKGNASLTSLGNPGIGLAFRVGYYRDGPLPSEWPIYSIMALYDRTQISINGSVTIELNSGESYLFRSAMGSLVESSKPCVMNTCAFLDAPGGCGDGTFDQIPPVNSLGNRYFIVRTQEIPSVSNQP, from the coding sequence TTGGTAAAAGACCAGGCCTGGCCGCAATGGAGGATCATATGCATGTTCTGCATCTGTGTGGTGTTTATCACCACCTCCACTTCACAGTATTACAAAGTACACCACATAGCCCCTGCACCCTGGTTATACGGGCACGATGCCAATGAAATTATTCTAGCAACACCTTCAGACACTACCATAACTATTGAAGTTCGTAAAAGCGATGGAAGCTACTTAGCCACGCTTACTGCCAAAAAAGGGTCACCAGCGGTTTACAGGCCCCTGGGCAATTTCAGAGATTTTAACAGGCATGCTTTGAATATACTACTAAAAGGTGCCGGATTAATCTTCAAAAGTGATCAGATCTTTTCGGTAAACCTTCGAAATATTGCATCCGACCAATTGGGAACAGATGCCTATATCAAAGGAAATGCATCTCTGACCAGTCTGGGCAATCCGGGAATCGGACTTGCTTTCAGGGTGGGTTATTACCGCGATGGACCCTTACCTTCGGAATGGCCGATCTATTCGATCATGGCTCTCTACGACCGAACGCAGATTTCTATAAACGGCAGTGTGACGATCGAACTGAATTCAGGTGAGAGTTATTTATTTAGAAGTGCAATGGGATCTTTGGTGGAATCTTCAAAGCCCTGCGTGATGAATACCTGTGCATTTTTAGATGCACCTGGTGGTTGTGGCGATGGTACTTTTGATCAAATCCCTCCGGTAAACAGCCTGGGCAATCGCTATTTTATTGTACGCACCCAGGAAATTCCATCAGTGAGCAATCAACCATAG
- a CDS encoding gliding motility-associated C-terminal domain-containing protein: protein MATEDSTHLIINRYSSTGSFISTSNLLLQKAGLFHSISNGDGATPFSVAEVFSDKNWPCLLAQLNPVKSMYRRAFRFHQNVMARILLKPRTLKLIGEMAFPYFCYILLEDASAKVDFNGKGYRIDRFSEKADRLHQLVYDQFQQQPGGQSSNHIHFECSKIICGDHTNRRWFFDVGYFSNLIDQPPVPNVLYIRQGDCPAGSALLSAGTHASDYQWYLDGKALSGAHDSVFIATKAGVYHIGGHLPCGEYQESAPVSVVFDSVPNGRLVVESCAYYQWYDSTYTESGMFTKLVQNEKGCDSLATLELQIHKSTQSEWSEEACSEFTWLVNGKTYMNSGTFRDTLINDKGCDSILSLNLTIHPSSFQTQVVEACKSYFWSVSGLQYDKSGFYRDTLINHRGCDSILELQLQIVEPSFSKSSIRSCREYTWPVNGTRYDRSGLYRDTLLTAKGCDSILVLELEILGEDRMEESVDVCETYVWPTNNRKYWKSGTYTERFKNADGCDSLRILHLNIRERSSDTQRIALCNRYQWPINGRDYTKSGLYTDTLVNHLGCDSIVFLDLSIFRDYNLRDTQRQCGEYYWYAADRTFKAGGDYQLNLQTHQGCDSVINLHLHIDPQYLVVDTVNALDRFFWPVTNRLYEQEGIFESHFQTTNGCDSLHVLILKIRKRGDVFIPNVFTPNGDGVNDRFIVFSTPEIKEIQRLRIYDRWGQMVFEQHRFPPNEYAFGWDGKFNSQISNPSVFVCTVEWVDNEGGFHMLSGDVTSYAENQILISNVIRKWILRFWIAIFKEHKF, encoded by the coding sequence GTGGCCACTGAAGACAGCACCCATCTGATCATCAACAGGTACAGCTCAACAGGTAGTTTTATATCAACATCTAATCTGTTGCTTCAGAAAGCAGGTCTTTTTCATTCGATATCAAATGGAGATGGTGCTACTCCATTTTCAGTAGCCGAGGTCTTCAGCGATAAAAATTGGCCGTGTTTACTGGCTCAGCTCAATCCTGTGAAGTCGATGTATCGACGAGCTTTCCGGTTTCATCAAAATGTAATGGCTCGAATTTTATTGAAACCTCGCACTTTAAAGCTTATCGGGGAAATGGCCTTCCCCTATTTTTGTTATATCCTGCTCGAAGATGCTAGCGCGAAAGTGGATTTTAATGGAAAAGGATATCGAATCGATCGTTTCTCAGAGAAGGCAGATCGGCTCCACCAACTGGTTTATGATCAATTTCAACAGCAACCAGGTGGGCAATCCTCAAACCATATCCATTTCGAGTGCAGTAAAATTATATGTGGCGATCATACAAATCGGAGGTGGTTTTTCGATGTCGGCTACTTTTCAAATCTCATCGATCAACCTCCTGTTCCCAATGTATTGTACATCCGTCAGGGTGACTGTCCTGCAGGGTCTGCTTTGCTTTCGGCAGGAACCCATGCCAGCGATTATCAATGGTATCTTGACGGGAAAGCCCTATCAGGGGCCCATGATAGTGTTTTTATAGCGACAAAGGCCGGTGTTTACCACATCGGCGGACATTTACCTTGCGGCGAATATCAGGAATCGGCACCTGTGTCTGTGGTTTTTGATAGCGTGCCTAACGGACGTTTGGTTGTGGAAAGCTGTGCTTACTACCAATGGTATGATTCGACCTATACAGAAAGCGGAATGTTTACAAAGCTGGTTCAAAATGAAAAAGGTTGTGATAGCCTGGCTACTTTGGAATTACAGATCCATAAAAGTACTCAATCGGAGTGGAGCGAAGAGGCCTGCAGCGAATTTACCTGGTTGGTCAATGGTAAGACCTATATGAATAGCGGTACTTTTCGCGATACCCTGATCAATGATAAAGGTTGCGATAGCATCCTTTCCCTGAATTTAACGATCCACCCATCCAGCTTTCAAACACAGGTAGTTGAAGCCTGTAAATCCTATTTCTGGTCTGTTTCCGGATTGCAATACGATAAAAGTGGCTTTTACCGAGATACCTTGATCAATCATCGCGGCTGTGATTCAATTCTGGAATTGCAATTGCAAATTGTAGAACCTTCTTTTTCAAAAAGTTCGATCCGGTCATGTCGCGAATATACATGGCCCGTAAATGGCACCAGGTATGATCGGAGTGGCCTGTATAGAGATACGCTTTTGACGGCGAAGGGTTGTGATTCTATCCTTGTACTCGAACTGGAGATCCTTGGTGAAGACAGAATGGAAGAATCTGTTGACGTTTGCGAAACGTACGTATGGCCAACGAACAATCGTAAGTATTGGAAAAGCGGAACCTATACAGAACGGTTTAAAAATGCGGATGGATGTGATTCGCTTCGGATTCTGCATTTGAATATACGGGAACGGAGCAGCGACACACAAAGGATCGCTCTGTGCAATCGGTACCAATGGCCCATCAATGGCCGGGATTATACCAAAAGTGGCCTGTATACAGATACACTGGTCAATCATTTGGGCTGCGATTCCATTGTATTTCTGGATCTCAGCATTTTTCGGGATTATAACTTGCGGGATACTCAAAGGCAATGTGGTGAATATTATTGGTATGCTGCAGACAGAACCTTTAAAGCCGGTGGCGATTACCAACTCAATTTACAAACCCATCAGGGCTGTGATTCTGTGATAAACTTACACTTACATATAGATCCGCAATATTTAGTTGTCGATACCGTAAACGCCCTGGATCGCTTTTTTTGGCCGGTCACCAATAGGTTGTATGAGCAAGAGGGGATTTTTGAATCGCATTTTCAAACAACAAATGGATGTGATTCGCTGCATGTCCTCATTTTGAAAATTAGAAAACGCGGCGATGTTTTTATTCCCAATGTATTCACGCCCAATGGCGATGGTGTCAATGACCGTTTTATTGTTTTTTCAACTCCTGAGATCAAAGAAATCCAACGACTTCGCATTTACGATCGCTGGGGGCAGATGGTCTTTGAGCAGCATCGTTTTCCGCCAAATGAATATGCCTTTGGCTGGGACGGAAAGTTCAATAGCCAAATATCCAATCCTTCCGTTTTCGTGTGCACCGTGGAGTGGGTCGACAACGAAGGTGGATTTCATATGTTATCGGGAGATGTGACCTCATACGCTGAAAATCAAATTTTGATATCAAATGTGATTCGAAAGTGGATTCTAAGATTTTGGATAGCTATATTCAAGGAACACAAATTTTAA